TCTACTGCCATCTACTGTCCTTTCTTAGGATACTAGGAtatttatgttgtaaattttaATCCTAATACTTATTATTAGTAAGGCTTCCTGTgaaaaaacacagcaggaatctttccagtgtttcttttttcttacctACGGATTGCAGCAGCTCGGTGACTTGCTCTCCAGAGAGGGCTGAGGTCTCAGTGAAGTACAAGCCCTTGTTACTGGCTAGACTTTGTCCTTCCTGGAGGAAGAAATCAGAACTGCTCATCACTGAGTTGGACTCTCTTTACATGTGACTCTGTGCAGGTAATAAGATTACAGGAGCGTGCTTGTCTTTGTCTGTATACCTCCAGTGGCACTTGCCGATTGTGAGCCAGATCTCCTTTGTTGCCTACCAGCCATATAACAGTAGATCCTGGTATGTACTGTTTCTCGAGCTCTTTGAGCCACACCTGAGCTCTGACAAATGTTTCCTATGATGACACAAGCATGCTCAAGAACAAGACATAAAGAGAAAACCAGTCGAGATAAATCATTTCATAGTCAGGTGTGTCTTCGTTTTACCCTTTGCGTGATATCATAGACCAAAAGTGCTACGTGGGCTCCCCTGTAGTACAGCGGAGTGACGCTGTGGTATTTTTCCTGGCCTGCCGTGTCCCAGATTTCAAAGCGAAGAGTGGCATTACTCAGACGCACCAACTGGGTAAGGTAAGCACCTGGAGGAATAAACACCAAAGGAGTGGGTGTGTGAAATTAGAAAAAttgtatttacattattatcatGATTATTACTGAAGTCTTTGTGAAAGCTGTAAATTTTTAACATATGCTGACTGGTCACTTTTTAAGCTACACAAAGCTACTGCTGGCTTGGACCTTCccttcaaagctcagagattttggtccatgatGACATGATAGTGTCACACAGTTGTTGCACATATATGATGTGAATCTCAGTTTTCACCATATCCTAACGGTACTGTATTGGGCTGAGATCTGGACGCCATGACATGGTTAGTAGCAATACTCAAGTAGGCTGtgacatttaaatgatgctctgtTGGTACTGAGGGgccaaaatgtgaagaaaaaaaatccccctaACTATTACAGCACCACCACCAGGCAGGATGG
This genomic window from Astatotilapia calliptera chromosome 16, fAstCal1.2, whole genome shotgun sequence contains:
- the LOC113008207 gene encoding ras-related protein Rab-17, which gives rise to MGETLPRVHGGAQQYSDTLRRPVHTLRVKMVLLGSSGVGKSSLALRFNKDEFRSISPTVGCAYLTQLVRLSNATLRFEIWDTAGQEKYHSVTPLYYRGAHVALLVYDITQRETFVRAQVWLKELEKQYIPGSTVIWLVGNKGDLAHNRQVPLEEGQSLASNKGLYFTETSALSGEQVTELLQSVAHRVFECIGAQQGGLTEWEEMPSVELQHRDSFNLFSSCCKVGP